In the Clostridium sporogenes genome, one interval contains:
- a CDS encoding DUF4179 domain-containing protein, translating into MNKDIFEEKDILDLLNCINIDKDEDEDENLDLNMDDLRKKRLKKNLLKQVKGKRAKKNFKHKAVAASLIIVAALISVNIPAFAKNISEFKSVIQALIGYGVPKEGEYEKYSNSINKSVTDKGITLTINEVVCDDTELMIAYTIKTQDNIKKIVKEVKEATGIYFSLSQYIKIGGKEPSGGSSSNGKYLDSNTYINSDSIDIGDMKLKNKFNVNLNVNNIYGVKGNWNFKFSLSKDEISKHINVFKPNTKVSFNDVLVNVEKISFTPINTTITVTGNYKDKSQEASQKRQEAFKKEMAGGQNLYEYDEWFVFDDKGNEITLKGSTSDGGQNASSKDFTYNLNLVALKSIPKYLTVIPYKINFDKEEYKKYKSDDGSIFIPPVYKNIDGVYPIELSQGSIGKLIIKEIKTEKDKTVVKYKVEGKAPFLQSKQLFIMGDKDNGVQRKDALDKVRKDKDNPNDYIMEFDPLDKNKKYKIGTNDLGHYEIRNDLKFRIDLTK; encoded by the coding sequence ATGAATAAAGATATATTTGAAGAAAAGGATATATTAGATCTACTTAATTGTATTAATATAGATAAGGATGAAGATGAAGATGAAAATTTAGATTTAAATATGGATGATTTAAGAAAGAAAAGATTAAAAAAGAATTTATTAAAACAAGTTAAAGGTAAAAGAGCTAAAAAGAACTTTAAACATAAGGCTGTAGCCGCATCTTTAATAATAGTTGCAGCCCTTATTAGTGTAAATATACCTGCCTTTGCAAAAAATATTTCAGAATTTAAGTCAGTGATTCAAGCTTTAATAGGATATGGAGTACCAAAAGAAGGGGAGTATGAAAAATATTCTAATAGTATAAACAAAAGTGTTACAGATAAAGGGATAACTTTAACTATAAACGAAGTGGTGTGCGATGATACAGAATTAATGATAGCCTATACTATAAAAACTCAAGATAATATAAAAAAAATAGTTAAAGAAGTAAAAGAGGCTACTGGTATATACTTTTCTCTTAGTCAATACATTAAAATAGGTGGTAAGGAGCCTAGTGGTGGCTCTAGTTCAAATGGTAAATATTTAGATAGTAATACTTATATAAATTCAGATAGTATAGACATAGGTGACATGAAACTTAAAAATAAATTTAATGTGAATTTAAATGTAAATAACATATATGGTGTAAAAGGAAATTGGAATTTTAAATTTAGCCTTTCAAAAGATGAAATATCCAAACATATTAATGTATTTAAACCCAATACAAAAGTTAGTTTTAATGATGTACTTGTTAATGTAGAAAAAATAAGTTTTACACCTATAAATACTACTATAACTGTTACTGGTAATTACAAAGATAAAAGTCAGGAAGCTTCCCAAAAAAGACAAGAAGCTTTTAAGAAAGAAATGGCAGGAGGGCAGAATTTATATGAATATGATGAATGGTTTGTTTTTGATGATAAAGGTAATGAGATTACACTAAAAGGTTCTACCAGCGATGGAGGCCAAAATGCATCTTCAAAGGACTTTACTTATAATCTCAATTTGGTTGCTTTAAAATCTATTCCGAAGTATTTAACTGTTATACCATATAAAATTAATTTTGATAAGGAAGAATATAAAAAATATAAATCTGATGATGGATCAATATTTATACCACCAGTATATAAAAATATAGATGGTGTATATCCTATAGAACTTTCTCAAGGAAGTATAGGTAAACTTATAATTAAAGAGATAAAAACTGAAAAAGATAAAACTGTTGTTAAATATAAGGTAGAAGGAAAGGCGCCATTTTTACAATCTAAACAGTTATTCATAATGGGTGATAAAGATAATGGAGTACAAAGAAAGGATGCTTTAGATAAGGTAAGAAAAGATAAAGATAATCCTAATGATTATATTATGGAGTTTGATCCTTTAGATAAGAATAAAAAATATAAAATAGGAACTAATGATTTAGGACATTATGAAATAAGAAATGATTTAAAATTTAGAATAGACCTCACTAAATAA
- a CDS encoding methionine synthase, producing MDNNNLNIDKNQVLRYLGYRGQEFSSEIDNLIEECIKEIKTLVNLRATYKYSNLHKNNQVNLMDINLKLKGRDILHHLEKSNKCCVMAATLGNKVDRKILYYEKVNMTKAIILDACATTAIEEYCDLIENEVKKEAEKDKLNINWRYSPGYGDLDISIQKDLLRSLDAERTIGLTVSSHNILIPRKSVTAIIGIIPKEAVVNKKSCSNCNKFSSCKFRKIGDICEY from the coding sequence ATAGATAATAATAATTTAAATATAGATAAAAATCAGGTCTTAAGATACTTAGGATATAGAGGTCAAGAATTTTCAAGTGAAATAGACAATCTTATAGAGGAATGTATAAAAGAAATAAAAACCTTAGTTAATCTAAGAGCTACTTATAAATATTCTAATCTTCATAAAAATAATCAGGTTAATTTAATGGATATTAATTTAAAACTAAAAGGAAGGGATATACTACATCATTTAGAAAAATCTAATAAATGTTGTGTAATGGCTGCAACTTTAGGAAACAAAGTTGATAGAAAAATATTATATTATGAAAAGGTTAATATGACTAAAGCAATAATTTTAGATGCTTGTGCTACAACTGCTATAGAAGAATATTGTGATTTAATAGAAAATGAAGTGAAAAAAGAAGCAGAAAAAGATAAACTAAATATAAATTGGAGATATAGTCCAGGTTATGGCGACTTGGATATATCTATACAAAAGGATTTATTAAGATCCCTAGATGCTGAAAGAACTATTGGATTAACAGTTTCATCTCATAATATATTAATACCTAGAAAATCTGTAACTGCCATTATAGGTATAATTCCCAAAGAAGCTGTAGTAAATAAAAAATCTTGTAGTAACTGCAATAAATTTAGTAGTTGTAAATTTAGAAAGATAGGTGATATATGTGAATATTAA
- a CDS encoding sigma-70 family RNA polymerase sigma factor → MQINEDNFINRLRYKDPRALEYAFDAYCDYIYKVVFSVFGSKEYSTYMDECINDIFMCLWDNIDKFHEEKGNFKYWFKAVAKYKAINYKKKIIKDTNIDCIENYIFESKEQVENLIISKENKDEIINMIKDLKGTDREIFIRRYLIQEDIVEIASYLGVNRNVVDNRLSRSRKILKEKLEKLKKGECVNE, encoded by the coding sequence ATGCAGATAAATGAAGACAATTTTATTAACAGACTTAGGTATAAAGATCCAAGAGCTCTGGAATATGCTTTTGATGCTTATTGTGACTATATATATAAAGTAGTATTTTCTGTTTTTGGATCTAAAGAATATTCTACTTATATGGATGAATGCATTAATGATATATTTATGTGTTTATGGGACAACATAGATAAATTTCATGAAGAAAAGGGAAATTTTAAATATTGGTTTAAAGCTGTAGCAAAATACAAGGCTATAAACTATAAGAAAAAAATAATTAAAGATACAAATATAGATTGTATTGAAAATTATATTTTTGAATCAAAAGAACAAGTAGAAAATTTGATTATATCCAAGGAAAATAAAGATGAAATTATAAATATGATAAAAGATCTAAAAGGAACGGATAGGGAGATTTTTATAAGAAGATATTTAATACAGGAAGACATAGTTGAGATAGCAAGCTATTTAGGAGTAAATAGAAATGTAGTTGATAACAGACTCTCAAGAAGTAGGAAAATTTTAAAAGAAAAACTTGAAAAACTAAAAAAGGGGGAGTGTGTAAATGAATAA
- a CDS encoding betaine/proline/choline family ABC transporter ATP-binding protein (Members of the family are the ATP-binding subunit of ABC transporters for substrates such as betaine, L-proline or other amino acids, choline, carnitine, etc. The substrate specificity is best determined from the substrate-binding subunit, rather than this subunit, as it interacts with the permease subunit and not with substrate directly.), translated as MKNTIIEFKNIKKNYKNVVVIEEFNLEIEKGNLVVLIGSSGSGKTTLLKMINRLIEATSGEIIVNGKNIKEVDPIKLRRSIGYVIQQTGLFPHLTVKENIEIIPKLMGKTKEEVDKKTNELLNMVGLNPEEYMHRYPVELSGGQQQRIGVARAFAADAEIILMDEPFSALDPITRSELQEELFNIQKEYRKTIVFVTHDMDEALNLADKICILKDGKLLQYDTPEDILKNPAGEYVEEFVGKNKIWTKPEMIRAEDVMITSPITVTPKRNLLQAREKMRDNKVDSLLVIDKQRKLLGYITLEYIRKIKEKNTLVEEVMNKEPKCVLGDTNLPELLDKFNSLKMGYLPVSDSEGKLLGLITRSSLISVLSSQYIDLEEIIDE; from the coding sequence ATGAAAAATACTATAATTGAATTTAAAAATATTAAAAAAAATTACAAAAATGTTGTTGTAATAGAAGAATTTAATTTAGAAATAGAGAAGGGGAATCTAGTTGTATTAATAGGGTCAAGTGGTTCAGGAAAGACCACATTGTTAAAGATGATAAATAGATTAATAGAAGCAACATCAGGAGAAATAATAGTTAATGGGAAAAATATAAAAGAAGTAGATCCAATAAAGTTAAGACGAAGTATAGGATATGTAATTCAGCAAACTGGGCTTTTCCCGCATCTTACAGTTAAAGAAAATATAGAGATAATACCAAAACTTATGGGAAAAACCAAGGAAGAAGTTGATAAAAAAACAAATGAGTTGTTAAATATGGTTGGATTAAATCCAGAAGAATATATGCATAGATACCCAGTTGAATTAAGTGGAGGACAGCAACAAAGAATTGGAGTCGCAAGAGCTTTTGCAGCAGATGCTGAAATAATTTTAATGGATGAACCTTTTAGTGCATTAGACCCCATAACAAGATCAGAACTTCAAGAAGAATTATTTAATATCCAAAAAGAGTATAGAAAAACTATAGTTTTTGTTACGCATGATATGGATGAGGCTTTAAATTTAGCAGATAAAATTTGTATATTAAAAGATGGAAAATTACTTCAATATGATACTCCAGAAGATATATTAAAAAATCCAGCAGGAGAATATGTTGAAGAATTTGTAGGAAAAAATAAAATATGGACTAAGCCAGAAATGATAAGAGCAGAGGATGTTATGATAACAAGTCCTATAACAGTTACTCCTAAGAGAAATCTGCTTCAAGCAAGAGAAAAAATGAGAGATAATAAAGTAGATAGCTTATTAGTAATAGATAAACAAAGAAAATTGCTAGGGTATATAACTTTAGAATATATTCGAAAGATAAAAGAAAAAAATACATTAGTGGAAGAAGTAATGAATAAAGAACCGAAATGTGTTTTGGGAGATACTAATTTACCAGAACTTTTAGACAAATTTAATAGTTTAAAAATGGGGTATTTGCCTGTAAGTGATAGTGAAGGGAAACTTTTAGGATTAATAACAAGAAGTAGTTTAATATCAGTTTTAAGTAGTCAGTATATAGATTTGGAGGAGATAATAGATGAATAA
- the metF gene encoding methylenetetrahydrofolate reductase [NAD(P)H] translates to MHIKELFNEKKLVFSFEIFPPKVTSSITTIYETLEELKDLTPDFISVTYGAGGSLKDNKTCELSSLVKNKYGIEALAHLTCINSTKEDIDLIIKELKENNIENVLALRGDIPKDKDIIGEYNYAFKLIEKIKENNNFGISGACYPEGHIECKSLDQDIRELKRKVDAGAEHLISQLFFDNNIFYEFLNKTQQKSINVPIQAGIMPVVNKKQIERIVKISGATLPKKFMKILDKYEYDKKAMEDAGIAYAVEQIVDLVSSGVKGIHLYTMNNPYIARKITESTKSIFNSINKDVAV, encoded by the coding sequence ATGCATATAAAAGAATTATTTAATGAAAAAAAATTAGTTTTCTCTTTTGAAATTTTTCCACCAAAAGTTACATCATCTATAACAACAATATACGAAACTTTAGAGGAGTTAAAAGATTTAACACCGGATTTTATAAGTGTAACTTACGGAGCTGGAGGAAGCTTAAAGGATAATAAAACCTGTGAGTTATCATCTCTTGTAAAAAATAAATATGGTATAGAAGCATTGGCACATCTAACTTGTATAAATTCCACAAAGGAAGATATAGATTTAATAATAAAGGAATTGAAAGAAAATAATATTGAAAATGTACTAGCTTTAAGAGGAGATATACCAAAGGATAAGGATATTATTGGGGAATATAATTATGCTTTTAAACTTATAGAAAAAATAAAGGAAAATAATAATTTTGGAATATCAGGAGCCTGTTATCCAGAAGGACATATTGAATGTAAAAGCTTAGACCAGGATATAAGAGAATTAAAAAGAAAGGTAGACGCAGGGGCAGAACATTTAATATCTCAATTATTTTTTGATAACAATATATTCTATGAATTTTTAAATAAAACACAGCAAAAGAGCATAAATGTTCCTATACAAGCAGGAATAATGCCTGTAGTTAACAAAAAACAAATAGAGAGAATAGTTAAAATATCTGGTGCTACATTACCTAAAAAGTTTATGAAAATATTAGATAAATATGAATATGATAAGAAAGCTATGGAAGATGCAGGCATAGCCTATGCAGTAGAACAGATAGTTGATTTAGTTTCTAGTGGAGTAAAGGGAATACATCTATATACAATGAACAATCCTTATATAGCTAGAAAAATAACAGAAAGTACAAAATCAATATTTAATTCTATAAATAAAGATGTAGCAGTTTAA
- a CDS encoding homocysteine S-methyltransferase family protein has protein sequence MNIKDYIKENILIFDGAMGTMLQKLGLNISDLPEELNILEPEKIINIHKKYIEAGAKVITTNTFGANEIKLKQSKFSLESIIDKAIDNVKKARENKEILIALDIGPIGQLLEPMGTLKFEESYEIFKRQIVQGQKSGADIILIETMTDLYEAKAAILAAKENTNLPVFCTMTFEKNKRTFTGCTPLSMVLTLEGLGVDALGVNCSLGPNELGDVVDEIIKYSSIPIMVQPNAGLPTIKDGRTIYNIKPKEFADFQSSIVEKGVRIVGGCCGTTDEFIREIVYSLKDVKVKKLKENNICGVCSSTKSVLIDGVKIIGERINPTGKKLFKEALRNNDTDYILKKAISQVESGADILDINVGLPEINEEETMKKVIKEIQSIIDTPLQIDSNNTKVIEKALRVYNGKAIVNSVNGEEKILDSVLPLIKKYGASVVGLTLDDKGIPKKAEERLKIAEKIVNKALDYGIKRKDIFIDCLVLTASAQQEDVRETLKAVTLVKEKLNVKTILGVSNISFGLPNRELINKTFLAMSLQSGLDLPILNPNNKEMINIINAYKVLNNEDKGSANYIEKYTKEISNSKEVKTPKSNVTLKEIVIKGIKEEAYSKTKELIKDRDELSIINEELIPALDEVGEKYEEGIIFLPQLIQSAETVKKAFTAIKEKLREDNSPKISKGKILMATVKGDIHDIGKNIVKVILENYGFDIIDLGKDVEAEKIVEEVKKNNIKLVGLSALMTTTVNSMKETIRILKERGMDCKVFVGGAVLNEEYAEMINADYYAKDAKEAVDIAKEFFGGF, from the coding sequence GTGAATATTAAAGATTATATAAAAGAAAATATATTAATATTTGATGGTGCTATGGGAACAATGCTCCAAAAATTAGGGTTGAATATTTCAGATTTACCAGAAGAATTAAATATATTAGAACCCGAGAAAATAATAAACATACATAAAAAATATATAGAAGCAGGAGCAAAGGTTATAACAACTAATACCTTTGGAGCAAATGAAATAAAGCTTAAACAAAGTAAGTTTTCTTTAGAAAGTATTATAGATAAAGCCATAGATAATGTAAAAAAAGCAAGGGAAAATAAAGAAATACTTATAGCATTGGATATAGGTCCAATAGGACAGCTTTTAGAGCCTATGGGAACATTAAAGTTTGAAGAATCCTATGAAATTTTCAAAAGACAAATTGTACAAGGACAAAAAAGTGGGGCAGATATAATTTTAATAGAAACAATGACGGATCTTTATGAAGCTAAAGCAGCTATTTTGGCAGCAAAAGAAAATACCAATCTTCCTGTATTTTGTACTATGACCTTTGAAAAAAATAAGAGAACTTTTACAGGATGTACTCCATTATCTATGGTTCTTACTTTAGAAGGACTAGGGGTAGATGCTTTAGGTGTAAACTGTTCCCTAGGGCCAAATGAATTAGGAGATGTTGTTGATGAAATAATAAAATATTCAAGTATACCTATAATGGTTCAGCCTAATGCAGGTCTTCCAACTATTAAAGATGGGAGAACTATTTATAATATTAAGCCTAAAGAATTTGCAGATTTTCAAAGTAGTATTGTAGAAAAAGGAGTAAGAATAGTAGGGGGTTGTTGTGGAACTACGGATGAATTTATAAGAGAAATTGTATATAGTCTAAAGGATGTAAAGGTAAAAAAGCTAAAAGAAAACAATATTTGTGGAGTATGTTCTTCTACAAAATCAGTTTTGATAGATGGAGTTAAGATAATAGGAGAAAGAATTAATCCAACAGGTAAAAAATTATTTAAAGAAGCCCTTAGAAATAATGATACAGATTATATATTAAAAAAAGCTATAAGTCAGGTTGAATCTGGAGCAGATATATTGGATATAAATGTGGGACTTCCTGAAATAAATGAAGAAGAAACAATGAAGAAAGTTATAAAAGAGATTCAATCTATAATTGATACACCCCTTCAAATAGATTCTAATAATACTAAGGTTATAGAAAAAGCATTAAGAGTATATAATGGAAAGGCTATAGTTAATTCTGTAAATGGAGAAGAGAAAATACTAGACAGTGTATTACCATTAATAAAAAAATATGGAGCTTCTGTTGTTGGATTAACTTTAGATGATAAAGGTATACCTAAAAAGGCTGAAGAAAGGTTAAAAATAGCTGAGAAAATAGTTAATAAAGCATTAGATTATGGTATAAAAAGAAAAGATATATTTATAGATTGTTTAGTTTTAACTGCATCAGCACAACAAGAAGATGTTAGAGAAACTCTTAAAGCTGTAACTTTAGTTAAAGAAAAACTAAATGTGAAAACAATACTAGGAGTATCTAATATATCCTTTGGATTACCTAATAGAGAACTTATAAATAAAACTTTTTTAGCTATGAGTCTTCAATCAGGATTAGATTTACCTATATTAAATCCTAATAATAAAGAAATGATAAATATTATAAATGCCTATAAGGTTTTAAATAATGAGGACAAGGGATCTGCAAATTATATAGAAAAGTACACTAAGGAAATATCAAATAGTAAAGAAGTAAAAACCCCAAAAAGCAATGTTACCTTAAAGGAAATAGTTATAAAAGGAATAAAAGAAGAAGCATATAGCAAAACAAAGGAACTTATTAAAGATAGAGATGAACTTTCAATAATAAATGAAGAGCTAATTCCTGCATTAGATGAAGTTGGAGAAAAATATGAAGAAGGTATAATATTTTTACCACAGCTAATTCAATCTGCGGAAACCGTTAAAAAGGCTTTTACAGCTATAAAAGAAAAACTTAGAGAAGATAATTCACCAAAAATAAGTAAAGGTAAAATATTAATGGCAACAGTTAAAGGTGACATTCATGATATAGGAAAAAATATAGTTAAGGTTATACTGGAAAACTATGGATTTGATATTATAGATTTAGGTAAGGATGTTGAAGCTGAAAAAATAGTAGAAGAAGTAAAGAAAAACAATATAAAATTAGTAGGACTAAGTGCTTTAATGACAACTACGGTAAATAGTATGAAAGAAACCATAAGGATTTTAAAAGAAAGAGGTATGGATTGTAAAGTATTTGTTGGTGGAGCAGTCCTTAATGAGGAATATGCAGAAATGATAAATGCGGATTATTATGCTAAAGATGCAAAGGAAGCAGTAGATATAGCTAAAGAATTCTTTGGAGGATTTTAA
- a CDS encoding collagenase translates to MKKKFIKALCSVALSCMICTSYLAKVSAAPINNTKIKSNEINTSVDSSNKSERMPSTNSQPLGLNTKNTNSSKYSFSDLNKLSNKEILDLTSKIKWSDISDLFQYNDDSYAFYSNRERVQALIDGLYEKASTYTSTDDKGIDTLVEILRSGFYLGFYNDSLKYLNDRSFQDKCIPAMLAIENNKNFKLGEKGQDTVISALGKLIGNASCNAEVVNKTVPILEQYYREMNTYPKDKLKGDAVYNFMKEINYDISQYSYDNHIQDGKNTPWTGKIDSFINAISKFANISDVTENNGWIINNGIYYTSKLSMYHSNPSIPHSVIDNCLKLLPAYSEQFYTAVERIQDDFNSKDSNGNSIDINKLIEDGKKHYLPKTYTFDNGKMIIKTGDKVDESKVQRLYWASKEVKSQFHRITGNDNPLETGNADDVLTMVIYNSPKEYKLNRTLYGFSVDNGGIYIENIGTFFTYERTPEESIYSLEELFRHEFTHYLQGRYLIPGLFGQGDFYKGNNGRITWFEEGSAEFFAGSTRTSVLPRKSMVGGLSQNPKERFSADKILHSKYDDGWDFYKYGYAFSDYIYNNNKKLFSDLVSTMKNNDVKGYENLIEIASKDPNINKNYQDHMQKLVDNYDNYTIPLVSDDYMKKYNNRSLNEIKSDIEGTMNLTNSQITKETSQYFDTYTLKANYTLDSNKSEIDNWNNMNNKVNESLEKLNKLGWGGYKTVTAYFSNPKVNSHNQVEYNVVFHGLLTHNKNFNEAPTIKLDFPKEANTKEKIKFSSEGSTDDGKIVSYAWNFGDGETSTEKNPTHVYKTPGTYTVKLTVTDDKGIKSEKSASINIKKVLTGNSVSEKESNDDYVNANPVYSKDLVSGSISSSEDRDIFYFNVTKPSDITINVEKINKDKSEFTWLLFSEEDKSNYIAYPNKKLENLFYSTVKIDKPGKYYLVIYKVSGDKSDYRFNIEGDISSSPKDDANTDKDKDESVIYEKEDNNSFDKANRVCKNQSVIATLDTNDPRDTYYFDALTAGNIEVTMENTDNNSDEFNWLAYSSDNTNNYIGYPTKREGNKIIGNFKVDKPGRYYILAYKNSSNKINYKLNIKGHIDNAPMNSEIHEKESNDSFETANNIMLNTTVLGNLNGKDVRDIYSFDIKETKDLDIKLNNLNNLGLAWNLYKESDLNNYIAYGSVSGNTIKGKYNAKPGKYYLYVYKYSGDNGNYSLTIK, encoded by the coding sequence ATGAAGAAAAAATTTATTAAAGCGCTATGTTCAGTAGCCCTTAGCTGTATGATATGTACAAGCTATCTAGCTAAAGTATCTGCAGCCCCTATTAATAACACTAAAATTAAATCTAATGAAATCAATACATCAGTAGATAGTAGCAATAAATCGGAAAGAATGCCTTCTACTAATTCTCAGCCTTTAGGTTTAAATACTAAAAATACTAATTCATCAAAGTATTCCTTTAGTGACTTAAATAAGCTAAGCAATAAAGAAATTTTAGATTTAACATCTAAAATAAAGTGGAGCGATATTTCAGATCTTTTCCAGTATAACGATGATAGTTACGCTTTTTATTCAAATAGAGAACGTGTACAAGCTCTTATAGATGGACTATATGAAAAGGCTTCTACTTATACTAGTACTGACGATAAAGGAATTGATACATTAGTTGAGATTTTAAGATCTGGATTTTATTTAGGGTTTTATAATGATTCTTTAAAATATTTAAATGATAGATCTTTTCAAGATAAATGTATCCCTGCAATGCTTGCTATAGAAAATAATAAAAATTTCAAATTAGGTGAAAAAGGTCAAGATACAGTAATAAGTGCTTTAGGTAAACTTATAGGAAATGCTTCTTGTAACGCAGAAGTAGTTAATAAAACAGTACCTATACTAGAACAATACTACAGAGAAATGAATACATATCCTAAAGATAAATTAAAAGGTGATGCTGTATATAATTTTATGAAAGAGATAAATTATGATATCTCTCAATATTCATATGATAATCATATTCAAGACGGCAAAAACACTCCTTGGACTGGTAAAATAGATTCTTTTATAAATGCAATATCTAAATTTGCAAATATATCTGATGTTACAGAAAACAATGGTTGGATTATAAATAACGGTATTTATTATACTAGTAAATTATCTATGTATCACAGTAATCCATCTATTCCACATTCTGTAATAGATAATTGTCTTAAATTACTTCCTGCTTATAGTGAACAATTCTATACCGCAGTAGAAAGGATACAAGATGATTTCAACAGTAAAGATTCAAATGGCAATAGCATAGATATTAATAAATTAATTGAAGATGGTAAAAAACATTATTTACCTAAAACTTATACTTTTGATAATGGAAAAATGATTATAAAAACTGGAGATAAAGTAGATGAATCAAAAGTACAAAGACTTTATTGGGCATCTAAAGAAGTAAAATCTCAATTTCATAGAATAACAGGTAACGATAACCCATTAGAAACAGGTAATGCAGATGATGTTCTAACTATGGTAATATACAATAGTCCAAAAGAATATAAACTAAATAGAACCTTATATGGATTCAGTGTAGATAATGGTGGAATATATATTGAAAATATTGGTACTTTCTTTACTTATGAAAGAACTCCTGAAGAAAGTATTTACAGCTTAGAAGAACTCTTCCGTCATGAATTTACTCACTATTTACAAGGACGTTATTTGATACCAGGATTATTTGGTCAAGGTGATTTTTACAAAGGAAATAATGGAAGAATAACATGGTTTGAAGAAGGTTCTGCGGAATTCTTTGCAGGTTCAACTAGAACTTCCGTATTACCAAGAAAATCAATGGTTGGAGGACTTTCTCAAAATCCTAAAGAAAGATTTAGCGCAGATAAAATATTACATTCAAAATATGATGATGGATGGGATTTCTATAAATATGGATATGCTTTCTCAGATTATATATATAATAACAACAAAAAACTATTCAGCGATTTAGTATCTACTATGAAAAATAACGATGTTAAAGGTTATGAAAATTTAATAGAAATCGCAAGTAAAGATCCTAATATTAACAAAAATTATCAAGATCACATGCAAAAATTAGTGGATAATTACGATAATTATACAATACCACTAGTATCTGATGATTACATGAAAAAATATAATAACAGAAGCTTAAATGAAATAAAATCAGATATTGAAGGTACTATGAATTTAACAAATTCTCAAATAACCAAAGAAACTTCTCAATACTTTGATACTTATACTCTAAAAGCAAACTACACATTAGATTCTAACAAAAGTGAAATTGATAATTGGAATAATATGAATAATAAAGTTAATGAATCTTTAGAAAAACTAAACAAATTAGGCTGGGGCGGATATAAAACAGTTACTGCTTATTTCTCAAATCCTAAAGTAAACTCACATAATCAGGTAGAATATAATGTAGTTTTTCATGGATTATTAACTCATAACAAAAACTTTAACGAAGCACCAACAATTAAATTGGATTTTCCTAAGGAAGCAAATACAAAGGAAAAAATTAAATTTTCTAGCGAAGGCTCAACTGATGATGGAAAAATAGTTTCCTATGCTTGGAATTTTGGGGATGGTGAAACTAGCACGGAAAAAAATCCTACTCATGTTTATAAAACTCCTGGTACTTACACAGTGAAACTTACAGTAACAGACGACAAAGGCATTAAATCAGAAAAAAGTGCATCTATAAACATAAAGAAAGTACTTACAGGAAATTCAGTATCAGAAAAAGAAAGTAATGATGATTATGTAAATGCTAACCCAGTTTATTCTAAAGATTTAGTAAGTGGATCTATTAGTTCATCAGAGGATAGAGATATTTTTTATTTCAACGTTACTAAGCCTTCAGACATAACTATAAATGTAGAAAAAATTAATAAAGATAAAAGTGAATTTACTTGGCTTTTGTTTAGCGAAGAAGATAAATCAAACTATATAGCCTATCCAAATAAAAAACTAGAAAATTTGTTTTATAGCACTGTAAAAATAGATAAACCTGGTAAATACTATTTAGTAATTTATAAGGTTAGTGGAGATAAATCAGATTATAGATTTAATATAGAAGGAGATATATCATCCTCTCCAAAAGATGATGCCAATACTGATAAAGATAAAGATGAATCAGTTATATATGAAAAGGAAGATAATAATTCTTTTGACAAAGCTAATAGAGTTTGTAAAAATCAATCAGTAATAGCTACTTTAGATACTAACGATCCTCGTGACACATACTATTTTGATGCTTTAACTGCTGGCAATATAGAAGTAACTATGGAAAATACCGATAATAATTCTGATGAATTTAATTGGCTTGCTTACAGTAGCGATAACACTAATAATTATATTGGATATCCTACAAAAAGAGAAGGTAATAAAATTATAGGAAACTTCAAAGTAGATAAGCCTGGCAGATACTATATATTGGCTTATAAAAATTCTTCAAATAAAATCAACTATAAATTAAATATAAAAGGCCATATTGATAATGCGCCAATGAATAGTGAAATTCATGAAAAGGAAAGCAATGATTCTTTTGAAACTGCAAATAATATTATGCTTAATACTACTGTATTAGGCAACTTAAATGGTAAAGATGTTAGAGATATCTA